A stretch of the Massilia sp. W12 genome encodes the following:
- a CDS encoding SAM-dependent methyltransferase has product MPDPDALTASCQLLELLAARIAEAGGLISFAEYMNLALYAPGLGYYAGGATKLGKDGDFTTAPEISPLFGGALARIIAPLLEQSAPAIIEFGAGSGQLAYDILHGLQQQGIALPDYAILELSAELRARQQQKLAGLPVRWLERLPHRFDGVMLGNEVLDAMPVHLVEKQQDGGWLELGVGIEAGRLCWRKMALSLALAEQIALQIPDIASLPPAYVTELHPQACAFIRSTSELLARGRGAALWIDYGFAAHQYYLPQRMRGTLYCHYRHHAHDEPFFLPGLQDITAHVEFSSLAKIAEDAGLDVLSYSNQAGFLMEAGITTLLEALDPARPAQYLPQAAAAGKLLAAHEMGELFKVLLLGRHVTLPPGWGRIARQAAL; this is encoded by the coding sequence ATGCCAGACCCGGATGCCTTGACGGCATCTTGCCAGTTGCTGGAACTGCTTGCGGCGCGCATAGCGGAAGCGGGCGGCCTCATTTCCTTCGCTGAATATATGAATCTGGCCCTGTATGCGCCGGGTTTGGGCTATTACGCCGGCGGCGCCACGAAATTGGGCAAAGATGGAGATTTTACAACCGCGCCGGAAATCTCGCCGCTGTTTGGCGGCGCCCTGGCGCGCATCATCGCCCCCTTGCTTGAGCAAAGCGCACCCGCCATCATCGAATTCGGCGCCGGCAGCGGCCAATTAGCGTATGACATCCTGCATGGTTTGCAGCAGCAGGGTATCGCTTTGCCGGATTATGCGATTCTCGAATTGTCCGCCGAATTGCGCGCGCGCCAGCAGCAAAAGCTGGCCGGCTTGCCGGTGCGCTGGCTGGAGCGTTTGCCGCACCGCTTTGACGGCGTGATGCTGGGCAATGAGGTGCTGGATGCGATGCCGGTGCATCTGGTGGAAAAACAGCAGGATGGCGGCTGGCTGGAATTGGGCGTTGGCATCGAGGCGGGCCGTTTGTGTTGGCGCAAAATGGCCTTGTCTTTAGCGCTGGCGGAGCAAATTGCGCTGCAAATCCCGGATATCGCCAGCTTGCCGCCGGCGTATGTGACCGAATTACACCCGCAAGCTTGCGCTTTCATCCGCAGCACCAGCGAATTGCTGGCGCGCGGGCGCGGCGCGGCGTTGTGGATTGATTATGGTTTTGCCGCGCATCAATATTATCTGCCGCAGAGGATGCGCGGCACCCTGTATTGCCATTACCGCCATCATGCGCATGATGAACCTTTCTTCCTGCCCGGTTTGCAGGACATCACGGCGCATGTCGAATTTTCCAGCTTGGCGAAAATCGCTGAAGATGCCGGCCTGGATGTGCTGTCTTACAGCAATCAGGCCGGTTTTTTGATGGAAGCCGGGATCACCACGCTGCTGGAGGCGCTGGACCCGGCGCGCCCGGCGCAATATTTGCCGCAGGCGGCGGCGGCGGGTAAATTGCTGGCGGCGCATGAGATGGGCGAATTATTCAAAGTTTTACTATTGGGCCGGCATGTTACGCTGCCGCCTGGCTGGGGCCGGATTGCGCGTCAAGCGGCTTTGTGA
- a CDS encoding SDR family oxidoreductase, whose product MDKSDLQNKAASAPVALVTGAGRRLGRVIALTMAERGWDVAIHYRHSTNEAEQVVDEIRKLGRRAHAFQADLAQEAQAQALIPRILAHFARLDCVVNSASLFEYDDAASFNQVTLDAHMHANLMGPIILSQALHAATPEGGQGVVINLLDQKLYNMNPDFLSYTLSKAALESATTMLAQSLAPKLRVVGLAPGITLISGAQSEADFARSHRMTPLGYSSRPEDIAEGVCYLAQARAITGTTLVIDGGQHLIPLQRDVAFIPK is encoded by the coding sequence ATGGATAAATCAGATTTGCAAAACAAGGCCGCATCCGCCCCAGTCGCCCTGGTGACCGGCGCTGGCCGCCGCCTGGGCCGCGTGATTGCGCTGACCATGGCAGAACGGGGGTGGGATGTGGCGATTCATTATCGTCATTCTACCAACGAGGCGGAACAAGTCGTTGATGAAATCCGGAAACTGGGCCGGCGCGCGCACGCTTTTCAAGCCGATCTGGCGCAGGAAGCGCAAGCGCAGGCGCTGATTCCACGCATCCTGGCGCATTTTGCGCGCCTGGATTGCGTGGTCAACAGCGCCAGCCTGTTTGAATATGATGACGCCGCATCATTTAATCAAGTCACCCTGGACGCGCATATGCACGCCAATCTGATGGGGCCGATCATCCTGAGCCAAGCCTTGCACGCCGCCACACCCGAGGGCGGACAAGGCGTGGTCATCAATCTGCTCGATCAAAAGTTGTACAACATGAATCCCGATTTCCTGTCCTACACCCTGTCCAAAGCAGCCCTGGAGAGCGCCACCACGATGTTGGCGCAATCGCTGGCGCCGAAATTGCGGGTGGTGGGACTGGCGCCGGGCATCACCCTGATTTCCGGGGCGCAAAGCGAAGCCGACTTCGCCCGCTCGCACCGGATGACCCCGCTGGGCTATTCCAGCCGTCCTGAGGATATCGCCGAAGGCGTCTGTTACCTGGCGCAAGCGCGCGCCATCACCGGAACCACCTTGGTGATTGACGGTGGCCAGCATTTGATTCCCTTGCAACGTGATGTTGCTTTCATACCCAAATAA
- a CDS encoding dihydroneopterin aldolase → MITALLHPQLMDCRRLFLRNYEVMINIGVHEFEKKGEQRVLLNVDLFIPLALSTPQHDRLSEVVDYDFIRETIARRMAEGHVHLQETLCDDIARSMLDHPQVRAVRVSTMKPDVYPDCEGVGVEVFRMKDGI, encoded by the coding sequence ATGATAACCGCCCTGCTCCACCCGCAACTGATGGACTGCCGCCGCCTGTTTTTGCGCAACTACGAAGTAATGATCAATATCGGCGTGCACGAATTTGAAAAGAAAGGCGAACAGCGCGTGCTGCTCAATGTCGATCTGTTCATTCCGCTGGCGCTCTCCACGCCCCAGCATGACCGTCTGAGCGAAGTGGTCGATTACGACTTCATCCGCGAAACCATCGCGCGCCGCATGGCCGAAGGCCATGTGCATTTGCAAGAAACCCTGTGCGACGACATCGCGCGCAGCATGCTCGACCACCCGCAAGTGCGCGCGGTGCGGGTTTCCACCATGAAGCCGGATGTGTACCCGGATTGCGAAGGCGTGGGTGTGGAAGTATTCCGCATGAAAGACGGGATTTGA
- the ttcA gene encoding tRNA 2-thiocytidine(32) synthetase TtcA: MNAAMDSAALDVNALKRAEKQAYENNKLSKRLCRQVGSAIMDYNMIEEGDRVMVCMSGGKDSYTLLDILLMLRERAPVNFEVIAVNLDQKQPNFPADVLPRYLSERGVPFHIENQDTYSIVKRVIEEGKTTCSLCSRLRRAILYRVADELGATKIALGHHRDDIMETFFLNMFFGAKLKAMPPKLQSDDGKHIVIRPMAYVKEADSERWSQVRQFPIIPCDLCGSQENLQRKQIKQMLRAWEKQFPGRVENIFSSLSTIAPSHLMDRKLFDFSGLQVDGLAKPDGDIAFDEEPCSSSQPGVISLDGLRSTQRPAFGAESMPDSTE, from the coding sequence ATGAATGCAGCTATGGACAGCGCAGCGCTCGACGTCAACGCCCTCAAGCGCGCCGAAAAACAAGCGTATGAAAACAATAAACTGAGCAAACGCCTGTGCCGCCAGGTCGGCTCCGCGATCATGGATTACAACATGATCGAAGAAGGCGACCGCGTGATGGTCTGCATGTCCGGCGGCAAAGACAGCTACACCCTGCTGGATATTCTGCTCATGCTGCGCGAACGCGCGCCGGTGAATTTTGAGGTGATCGCAGTCAATCTGGATCAAAAACAGCCCAATTTCCCGGCAGACGTGCTGCCGCGCTATCTGAGCGAACGCGGGGTTCCGTTTCACATTGAAAATCAAGACACCTACAGCATCGTCAAGCGCGTCATCGAAGAAGGTAAAACCACCTGTTCGCTGTGCTCGCGTTTGCGGCGCGCGATTTTATACCGCGTGGCGGATGAACTGGGCGCCACCAAGATTGCGCTCGGCCATCATCGCGACGACATCATGGAAACCTTTTTCCTGAATATGTTTTTCGGCGCCAAGCTCAAAGCCATGCCGCCCAAACTGCAGTCAGACGACGGCAAACATATCGTGATCCGTCCCATGGCCTATGTCAAAGAAGCGGATAGCGAACGCTGGTCGCAAGTGCGGCAATTTCCCATCATTCCCTGCGATTTATGCGGCTCACAGGAAAATTTGCAGCGCAAGCAAATCAAACAAATGCTGCGCGCCTGGGAAAAGCAATTTCCGGGACGGGTGGAAAATATCTTCAGCTCGCTGTCCACCATCGCCCCGTCCCATCTGATGGACCGCAAACTGTTTGACTTCAGCGGCCTGCAAGTGGATGGCCTGGCCAAGCCGGATGGCGACATCGCGTTTGACGAAGAACCCTGCAGCAGCAGCCAGCCGGGCGTCATCAGCCTGGACGGTTTGCGCAGTACGCAACGGCCTGCGTTTGGCGCGGAAAGCATGCCGGACAGCACAGAATAA
- a CDS encoding alpha/beta hydrolase — protein sequence MMMRLKPLATGLFALCSQLSAQAAIQEGLADANLLPRPTIPQIQWQTCPDMPDLQCAEVNVPLDYRKPQGEKITLALNKYPASNPAQKIGTLFVNPGGPGGSGVDAVANGLGAGLDRGLQGRFDVIGFDPRGVARSTTLRCFASEEERARFLQDMPWFPYQEAQYRPFFAKAQEVTQRCLNSANPVTAYMSTENVARDMDLLRQAVGDAKLSYIGFSYGSFLGATYAALFPKNLRALVIDGVLDPALWSSGWQIWSDRKNTEQSFNEFLRLCDGAGIDLCPLKTRQQSAAQRYHALLDAVRKKPLEFGGQVFDYPTLVGISAQSLYRPESWGGPNGFGAIFAMLADAALEQKLELLPQARQLLKDMQQGAAAPAGKEEYRNGYEAFFGNHCADADYPGTELEFRAIDFLASIGSVQAPYWWWSSASCAKWPSNKQRYTGPWQIRTNAPVLVVGNYFDGVTSYEGAQAAHRALQGSRLLSYAGWGHCAYGRNACVREYVNQYLLEGRLPPAGTVCAANPNPFLPQSGLMKEAVDHSTLPALPPNWPLR from the coding sequence ATGATGATGAGACTCAAACCGCTCGCAACCGGTTTGTTCGCGCTCTGCTCACAGCTCAGCGCACAAGCCGCCATTCAAGAAGGTCTGGCCGACGCCAACTTGTTACCACGTCCCACCATTCCGCAAATTCAGTGGCAAACCTGCCCCGATATGCCGGACTTGCAATGCGCAGAAGTCAACGTGCCGCTTGACTACCGCAAACCGCAGGGCGAAAAAATCACGCTCGCATTGAATAAATATCCGGCCAGCAACCCGGCGCAGAAAATCGGCACGCTGTTTGTCAATCCGGGCGGCCCCGGCGGCTCAGGCGTGGATGCGGTGGCCAACGGCTTGGGCGCCGGTCTGGATCGCGGCTTGCAAGGCCGTTTTGATGTGATCGGCTTTGATCCGCGCGGCGTGGCCCGCTCCACAACCTTGCGCTGCTTCGCCAGCGAGGAAGAGCGCGCCCGATTCCTGCAAGACATGCCCTGGTTCCCCTATCAGGAAGCGCAATACCGGCCATTTTTTGCCAAAGCACAGGAAGTCACACAACGCTGCTTAAACAGCGCCAATCCGGTCACCGCCTACATGAGCACCGAAAACGTGGCGCGCGATATGGATTTACTGCGCCAGGCCGTGGGCGACGCCAAGCTGAGCTACATAGGCTTCTCCTATGGCTCCTTCCTTGGCGCGACTTACGCCGCACTGTTCCCGAAAAACCTGCGCGCGCTGGTGATTGACGGCGTGCTTGACCCTGCCTTGTGGTCATCCGGCTGGCAAATCTGGTCTGACCGTAAAAACACAGAACAGTCCTTCAATGAATTTCTGCGCCTGTGCGATGGGGCCGGCATAGACTTATGTCCGCTCAAAACCCGGCAACAAAGCGCGGCGCAGCGTTATCACGCCTTATTAGATGCGGTGCGGAAAAAACCATTGGAATTCGGTGGCCAGGTGTTTGACTACCCCACCTTGGTCGGCATCAGCGCACAATCCCTGTACCGCCCGGAAAGTTGGGGCGGGCCAAACGGCTTTGGCGCCATATTCGCCATGCTGGCCGATGCCGCGCTGGAGCAGAAATTGGAATTGCTGCCGCAAGCCCGGCAATTGCTGAAAGACATGCAGCAAGGCGCCGCAGCACCAGCTGGCAAGGAAGAATATCGTAACGGCTATGAAGCCTTCTTTGGCAATCACTGTGCGGATGCGGATTACCCCGGCACAGAATTGGAATTCCGTGCGATTGATTTCCTCGCCTCCATCGGCTCCGTGCAAGCGCCGTACTGGTGGTGGAGTTCCGCATCATGCGCCAAGTGGCCAAGCAATAAACAACGCTATACCGGCCCGTGGCAGATCCGCACCAATGCGCCGGTGCTGGTGGTCGGCAATTATTTTGACGGCGTCACCAGCTACGAAGGCGCACAAGCCGCCCACCGCGCACTGCAAGGCAGCCGCCTGCTCAGCTATGCCGGCTGGGGACACTGCGCCTATGGCCGCAATGCCTGCGTGCGCGAATACGTCAACCAATATCTGCTGGAAGGCCGCTTGCCGCCAGCCGGTACGGTATGCGCCGCCAATCCCAATCCTTTCCTGCCGCAAAGCGGTTTGATGAAAGAGGCGGTGGATCACAGCACATTGCCGGCGCTGCCGCCAAACTGGCCGCTGCGCTAA
- the glpD gene encoding glycerol-3-phosphate dehydrogenase, which translates to MQTQPPQAQAAYDLLVVGGGINGCGIARDAAGRGLRVLLVEQDDLAQHTSSASTKLIHGGLRYLEYYEFSLVRKALQEREVLLRMAPHISHPLQFVMPHAPHQRPAWMIRCGLFLYDHLARRAWLPGSSMVRLAQHEAGAPLQPQFSRAFTYADGWVDDARLVVLNALDAQERGATILTRTRCLAAQAQNGAWQVQLEDDKGQRSVTARALVNAAGPWAARFANQCSTRRHNLRLVQGSHIIVPRLFSHPHAYLFQNDDGRIMFALPFQEDFTLIGTTDCDYHGDPAQVAISAQEIDYLCAQANRYFQRHITPADVRWSYAGVRPLLDEDSDAAAVSRDYKLELQADAGAPLLHVWGGKLTTYRKLAQDAMEMLLPSLAALPAAARRAWSHSAPLPGGDLQQSGELVTDVQAFAAYCAKLAAQYPFLPQALLQRLARAYGARTPQILGQARSLAELGEEICPGLYAAEVRYLQQVEWARSAEDILWRRSKLGLRASAQQVENLRQRLQPAP; encoded by the coding sequence ATGCAGACGCAGCCCCCGCAAGCACAAGCCGCATATGATTTGCTGGTAGTGGGCGGCGGCATCAATGGTTGCGGCATTGCGCGCGACGCCGCCGGGCGCGGTTTGCGCGTTTTGCTGGTGGAGCAGGACGATCTGGCGCAACACACTTCTTCGGCTTCGACCAAGCTGATTCATGGCGGCTTGCGGTATCTGGAGTATTACGAATTTTCCCTGGTGCGCAAGGCTTTGCAAGAGCGCGAAGTGCTGTTGCGCATGGCGCCGCATATCAGTCACCCCTTGCAATTTGTGATGCCGCACGCGCCGCACCAGCGTCCGGCCTGGATGATACGTTGCGGCCTGTTTTTATATGATCATCTGGCGCGGCGTGCATGGCTGCCCGGTTCATCCATGGTGCGTCTGGCGCAACATGAGGCGGGCGCGCCGTTGCAGCCGCAATTCAGCCGCGCTTTCACCTATGCTGACGGCTGGGTCGATGATGCGCGTCTGGTGGTCTTGAACGCTTTGGATGCGCAAGAACGTGGCGCGACCATCTTGACGCGCACGCGCTGCCTTGCGGCGCAGGCGCAAAACGGCGCCTGGCAGGTGCAATTGGAAGATGACAAGGGCCAGCGCAGCGTGACTGCGCGCGCGCTGGTGAATGCGGCCGGGCCGTGGGCGGCGCGCTTCGCCAATCAATGCAGCACGCGCCGGCATAATCTGCGTCTGGTGCAAGGCAGCCACATCATTGTGCCGCGCCTGTTTTCCCATCCGCATGCCTATCTGTTCCAAAACGATGATGGCCGGATTATGTTTGCGCTGCCGTTTCAAGAAGATTTCACACTGATCGGCACCACCGATTGCGATTACCACGGCGACCCGGCGCAAGTTGCGATCAGCGCGCAGGAAATTGATTATCTGTGCGCGCAGGCGAATCGTTATTTCCAGCGTCATATCACGCCTGCCGATGTGCGCTGGTCATATGCCGGCGTGCGTCCCTTGCTGGATGAGGACAGCGATGCGGCGGCGGTCAGCCGTGATTACAAATTGGAATTGCAAGCCGACGCCGGCGCGCCCTTGCTGCATGTGTGGGGCGGCAAGCTGACCACTTATCGCAAGCTGGCGCAAGATGCTATGGAAATGTTATTGCCGTCTTTGGCTGCGCTGCCCGCCGCCGCGCGCCGCGCCTGGAGCCATAGCGCGCCCTTGCCAGGCGGCGATTTGCAGCAATCCGGCGAATTGGTGACAGATGTGCAGGCGTTTGCCGCGTATTGCGCCAAGCTGGCGGCGCAATATCCTTTTTTGCCGCAAGCGTTGTTGCAACGCCTGGCGCGCGCGTATGGCGCGCGCACGCCGCAAATTCTGGGACAGGCGCGCAGTCTGGCTGAATTGGGCGAGGAAATTTGCCCCGGCCTGTACGCGGCGGAAGTGCGTTATTTGCAGCAAGTGGAATGGGCGCGCAGCGCGGAAGATATCTTATGGCGGCGCAGCAAGCTGGGGCTGCGCGCCAGCGCGCAGCAGGTGGAGAATTTGCGGCAGCGTTTGCAGCCTGCGCCTTGA
- a CDS encoding DeoR/GlpR family DNA-binding transcription regulator, whose protein sequence is MLPRHRQILDYVRQHGDASVEQLARALEVTAQTIRRDVRELEQMQMLARYHGGVGLPSSVQNIAYEARQVLHIDAKRRMAQAVAARIEAGRSLFLNLGTSTEEVAKALLQHRGLRVVTNNLNVAAILADNQDAEILVAGGVLRHRDRGIVGEAARDFVRQFRADLGIIGVSGIEADGTLLDYDLSEVRVSQAIIEQSREVWLVADHTKFARQALVKLGHASQITRFFTDAALPPAAAASFAGVEIIIA, encoded by the coding sequence ATGCTGCCCCGTCATCGCCAAATTCTTGATTATGTGCGCCAACACGGCGACGCTTCCGTAGAACAGCTGGCGCGCGCGCTGGAAGTCACTGCGCAAACCATACGGCGCGATGTGCGCGAGTTGGAGCAAATGCAAATGCTGGCGCGCTACCATGGCGGGGTCGGTCTGCCGTCTTCGGTGCAAAACATCGCGTATGAAGCGCGCCAGGTCTTGCACATCGACGCTAAGCGCCGCATGGCGCAAGCGGTGGCGGCGCGCATCGAAGCCGGGCGTTCGCTGTTTTTAAATCTGGGCACCAGCACCGAAGAAGTGGCGAAAGCGCTGCTGCAGCATCGCGGCTTGCGCGTGGTGACGAATAATTTGAATGTGGCGGCGATTCTGGCCGACAACCAGGACGCGGAAATTCTGGTGGCCGGCGGCGTGCTGCGCCACCGTGATCGCGGCATCGTGGGTGAAGCGGCGCGCGATTTTGTGCGCCAATTCCGCGCCGACCTGGGTATTATCGGCGTCTCCGGGATTGAAGCCGACGGCACATTATTGGATTATGATTTGAGCGAAGTGCGCGTTTCGCAAGCGATTATCGAACAGTCGCGCGAAGTCTGGCTGGTGGCGGATCACACCAAATTCGCACGTCAGGCGCTGGTTAAACTGGGACACGCCAGCCAGATTACGCGGTTTTTCACCGACGCCGCGCTGCCGCCGGCGGCGGCGGCCAGTTTCGCCGGGGTGGAAATCATCATTGCATAA
- a CDS encoding nitronate monooxygenase family protein, whose product MSIPAVLQGLRLPVICSPLFIASNPRLVAEQCKAGLVGSFPALNARPAELLDEWLGGLKAELAAWQAAHPERKVGPFAVNQIVHQSNDRLQHDVELCVKHQVPIIISSLRAPPPDMLDAIHSYGGIVMHDVISLRHAEKALEAGVDGLILVAAGAGGHAGALSPFALVGEVRRMFDGPIALAGSIASGDGILAAQAMGADFAYIGTRWLATPEANVTQAYRDAIIESAAGDVVYTNLFTGVHGNYLKKSIVAAGLDPDNLPVADKSKMNFGGGSAAKAWKDIWGAGQGVGMMDDAPPAAEVADRLEAEYRAARQRLGL is encoded by the coding sequence ATGAGCATCCCCGCTGTACTGCAAGGCTTGCGCCTGCCTGTGATTTGTTCCCCGCTGTTTATCGCCAGCAATCCGCGCTTAGTGGCGGAGCAATGCAAAGCCGGCCTGGTCGGCTCCTTTCCCGCACTGAATGCGCGTCCGGCGGAATTGCTGGATGAATGGCTGGGCGGTTTGAAAGCAGAGCTGGCGGCCTGGCAAGCCGCGCATCCCGAGCGCAAAGTCGGCCCGTTTGCCGTGAATCAAATCGTGCACCAATCGAATGACCGCCTGCAGCATGATGTTGAATTGTGCGTCAAACATCAGGTTCCTATCATCATTTCCTCACTGCGCGCGCCGCCGCCGGACATGCTGGATGCGATTCACAGCTATGGCGGCATCGTCATGCACGATGTGATTTCGCTGCGCCACGCCGAAAAAGCCTTGGAAGCCGGGGTCGATGGTTTGATTCTGGTGGCCGCCGGGGCCGGCGGTCATGCTGGCGCGCTCTCGCCATTTGCCTTAGTCGGCGAAGTGCGCCGCATGTTTGACGGCCCGATTGCGCTGGCCGGTTCGATCGCCAGCGGCGACGGGATTTTAGCGGCGCAAGCGATGGGAGCGGATTTCGCCTATATCGGCACGCGCTGGCTGGCCACGCCGGAAGCGAATGTGACGCAAGCCTACCGTGACGCGATTATCGAATCGGCGGCGGGGGATGTGGTGTACACCAATTTATTTACCGGGGTGCATGGCAACTATCTGAAAAAATCCATCGTCGCCGCCGGTCTTGACCCGGACAATCTGCCGGTGGCGGATAAGAGCAAAATGAATTTCGGCGGCGGCAGCGCAGCCAAAGCCTGGAAAGATATCTGGGGCGCAGGACAA